The DNA sequence CACGATTTTGGAGAAAATATCAATGTAAAAATATAGGTGCAAGCAGCAATGCAGGGCCCTACGAACATGTCCAAGCTGGGTAAATACTAGGtgaaggagaaaagagtccAAGCGGCATAGATTTAaggattttggacaatctacaTACCCGTGCGTGAGACGGTCCAACGTCCGGTTCATTAGAAACATTAcattgaaatatgaatgtgcattagCATAAAGTGCTAACTTTGTCATGCCACAAATCACacaatttttaatgaaacaactTGTCCTTATCACCCTTGATGGAGAGAATACCCAAGAGTACACATGTGCGATGGTGATGCAATCAGGTAAAGCGTTCATTAGAAGATGAGTTTTAAAGCGTTATAATAGCATTAGCTTCCCTGTTAACAGCTGTTAACACCATATAGGGAGACATGCACCATACATGAACATGGGCAATTTCGGACCAATCGGACTTACGGTTTATTAGAAGAaactttttattaattttgccaaatttggtataacgactaaattagggagaaaatggcaacaaaaaaaaaacattataggGCCTCTTCCCCTGCATAACTTGGACAAATCCGAATTGAACAATCAGGATGGTGTCAAGACAGGGCTGCAAtttgaataacatttaatttcagcaaaacaaaatctcTTCTgggtttattttgaataagataGTGAGcatctggtttttttttgtttttgtttttgtttttttggtgccaTATCGCTTCTGAAATGGCAGTAGTCCCTCAAGAAGCTGGCAGCTGTAATGTTTTTAGGACATCTACATATACAAAtgtttcaataaataataaacaattaacatttgaaacatttcacagtaagttttttttttttttgtggtgaaatgagTAATAATGCCTTAATTGTGGTTAGATTTTTATAATGACCCCACTTATTTTGGTGAAGTGTTAAGAGCAGGCACAAATGCTCATAAACAGTCAAGTTTGCATAATAATCTTTGACttctaaagtaaaaaagtaacatttctGAACTATCGGTACACTTTGGAACTATTTAATAGCTCTATCTACTCTGATTTTGTATATTTACTtgttaaatgacctgttaaagtgagcccagatgccaattttgtttcatgtgtgtgcatggaactcccattgtgattacattgcaggcagaaCATTCAACTTCCCTAGCTATGAAGACAGATCGTAAGCTGTTTGACTGGAACTGTGAGTGGAATGGCTAGTTGCATTACCCATATCTAGCTAGTAAGCAAGAGGTtcttaataaaatatgtttttaactaACCTTAGCTAGATAGTGTGCTAAGTGGCTAATGTTGAAATTGCcagatgaataatgaatgaaaagttAAGCAAGTATTTTAGTGCTGgaacaaaataacatatttgCTAGTCAATGGCAATTTAAAATTTGCTTCATAGCTCCTGTCTGTTCCAGGAGACTGCTCATCAACCCTGCTAGCCAAGAGCTGCATGGCTGTATGAGGTGCTAGCCCTGCCAGCTAGCTAGAGCAAGCAGTCGTGTTCTTTAAGCGCTCAATGGCAAATGTCATGATCACTGGCTAAATTCAACAATATGCTCTTATAATCAGCATTTTTTGTTGCATTCCTTTGATTCTTTTTACTGCAAGTAACATTTACTTTTGAATGTATACTACTTTTATTTGAACTTTGTATGGTTAGTTATCAACTGACAAACGTAGCTAGCATATGATGTaacttgtgtgttttttgagcTTTCATTCACATATGGTATTTCTACTCATTCAGTAATTATGGACGTATTATTTTAGCAGACTATGTTGGGAGGGACGTGCTGGGGATGGTTAGAAAAGGTAATATTGCCCCAGGGTGTACCGTATTAGCCTATTTGCTGGCCTGCACGTTAGTTCATTTTAACCAGTGCAATTTAGAAGTTAAAAAGTTGGCTACTAAACTGATAGGCATAATCTATTGGTTGAagtttatttacaaatgcagaACCATATCAGAAATCAGATTATCCGACCCCCGAAGTTCCAGCCCTGAGTAAATCTCAGGGCTAGAATGATTTGTTCTGATATATGGGGTGCATGGAAAAGAGTATCTCAAAGATCATAACATACGGATCAGCAGCATCCACTGCTGCTattgtagccaatgcaattttttcagtagcctacatattagCCTAGACTTGTTTGTTCTGtgaaaaaacacaacatatgCCTCGCAGTCAACAAATTGTGCCAAATAGCTCACATTCAATTCAGGtctgaaaattaaacagcatAACCAACATAGGTAGACtctttattatgattattgttattattattattatttttatttatttatttatttattttttttttaattttaaatttgataGAATATCTTTAACATCAACAAATTATGTTATGGGACCTGAACATTGAATAGGCTGAGAATTCCTGACGTAAACAAGTCCTCTCATCTATGTGTGGCCTATCAGCCAATTGCAATGAGATCAAAACACTGTGACTTCATACCTGGAGTTGGTTACTgatcaaggggtgtccacaCACCACGAATGTAGCGTATTAAATCTTTGATAATTTATGAAATCACAAAATGGAGTGCTTGCGCAAACAAATTTGCtattgaatttttaattataGTAAATTTCTATTCAGACAATGacattgcctttttaaatttttaatacatttggcAGGGTGAGGTGGGCTGCCCCACCTAATGTATTGAAGGGGAAACCCTGCTTTTCCTTGTACCGCTTTTACACCAGTATGTAATAtattgtgttcttgtgtttgaCTGGTTGTGGTTAATCTACATGTGTGTCGGGAGGAAGTGTCTGGATGAtaatgtctttttgttttatgatttaCAATTCTAGTGTGGGACGTCCCAAGCATGTACGTGTAATGGCAGGTGCACTCGAAGGGGATCTTTTCATTGGCCCCAAAGCAGAGGTAACCCACTTGTACACCCTCACATTCAACTTTTCTGTGGCCCtaagttttattttcacactATGATAAAATGATGTGGAAATTACTTGAAGAATCCTGAAGGTCAGTTAAAGGATCAAAGTAGGACAACCACACGTCCTCTTCTCgtaacatgaaatgaaaaatctcACCTTTACAAACTAGGGACGCAACGATATATTTGCCTATGATCAGTATTGGCCGAGAAAACTAACAATTCGCATAGTCGTCCATTggtcaattgtttaaaaatgaccaaTGGTCAACTCTGTTTATGTCAATCGAAAGGAAAAAAGTCATGTATTTTGTAATCCAAGGGCTTACGTTTGCATGTCGGATACAAAATAactgcactttgttttttttcccatattcatttccataaaatgctaaaaataacaccatattattcatttggaaatcaataaccaaattaatttgagaatgccttttttcctccatgaaaatagacaaaaaaatacatgaccCAAACATCTCCCTGGCACATTAATATAatcaaatgtaaattaatttgatctaatgtattattattgaatgttctaaaaaaaaaagttcattatCACAAGTTGGTCAAATTGGTAAAATTGATTTGTATGCAATTGTGGAGTCTTAATTATTATATGACATAGGTTATTCAGCTTATTTTTATGCTGTAAGTGCAGCATATTAAGTTCAGTGCTTgtgatcattttgttttaagtcATGAACATACAGCGCCAACAGAAAtttgcaagaaaataaattgcGGACTGCCTGCTGCACCATCCGACCGCATCTATATACCACCCTGCATGCCGCATCTGTTTTGGCGTTTATCTGCATACCACCGGGCCTGGGAAAAATTCTAGAAAAAACACTGATAATTCAGGAATGCACTTTCAGTTGGAGGAATTTGTTTTAAGTTGGATGAATGTGAAgaaatgttataaataaatgtttgtattactttaaagttgtgtaaaacaaatttttggttttttagtatggaaagattttaaataattgatcaTAACACTTATGTAAGCAGAACCACCAAACAATCAGTCAATGTTTTCACTAAATAATCGGAATTTTTATATCAGTGGATCCCTGATGTACACCAAATGCATCCCACCAATATAAAAATTTCTGGCCAATACCGATTCTGATCATGAAATGATATCACTTCAATAACCGGCAGCTTGGCCACTTTTTTTCCCTATAGGAATAAGTAAAGTTTGATCATCAGCAGAAGAATTAACAAAGGGTAATGTTGAAGCTGGCCAATGGCAGGGTATCACGTGTCACTGCGGTTCTGCCCTTTTTTATCCCTGCCTTCCTCTGTCAAtcactttctctttccatcgtcctctctctctgcctcactccctccatccctctctccaatATCCCTTTCTTGCTGCCCCCCTTTCCCTGCAGGAGCACCGGGGGCTGCTGTCTGTGAGGTATCCCATGGAGCACGGCATAGTGAAGGACTGGAATGATATGGAGCGTATCTGGCAGTACGTCTACTCAAAGGAGCAGCTGCAGACCTTCTCTGAGGAGGTGTGGCCTTTTTTCAGGAGCCCCAACCTCCTTTGCATCAGAGACACACCCCAGCCCCGTATCTAAATTTACCCCCACACTAAATATACTCAAGACATCAGAGAtcatcaacaaaacaaacatcagtCTTGTTTTGTCCTACTTATTAAACACGCTAATAACTGTAAAGCTGTGTGCTCTGGGTCTTTTCATTATTTAGtttagtcattttttatttacctgtATATGGATTGGATTGTATTTGCATATGACTGCCCTGGctgtccatgttttttttattgctaaatTTACTTTTACATATTTCTCTGAAGGGAAAAGATTTTGACGGGACGACTTTGTTTCTTCAGTGAAAGATACTGAGTATCTTTAGTGAAAGATACTGAGTTTCTTCAGTGAAAGATACTGAGTTTCTTCAATTAAGTTTTTCCTGCTTTGCACCCCCTTCACggctttattttttctgtttattgctGTAAATTAACAGTAATTCTGTAAATTAGCAGCTGTGGAGTCCGAAGCAGGGGGGACGGTGGTTCTATGCATTCCAGCTAAATTCAGATGAGTTCATTTGTGGTATGTTGGCCGGACAAACCAAAattttctcactctccctccctctctctttccctccccattttttgttttcccagcaTCCTGTGCTGCTGACAGAGGCGCCCCTGAACCCCAGTAAAAACCGTGAGCGGGCAGCTGAGGTTTTCTTTGAGACCTTTAATGTTCCGGCGCTATTCATCTCCATGCAGGCCGTGCTCAGCCTGTGAGGACCTCCTCTTCCTTCCCTCAGTGTCATACATACTGTCCTCCCCACCCAGCTGTCCTTCCCATAATGTGCTAAAACGTGATAGCTACATGGCTATTAGGTTAGCTGGCCTTTATTATTTGGGTGATTATGCAtgggtgtattgtgtgtgtggtattgtcTGGTGCAGGGATTTCTAATGATACCTTTACCAACAACCAGGCTGCAATATTTAACACATTAGCACCAAAAAGCACATGTAAAATAGAATGTCATGGAGGATTTGTGAGGTTTCTTTTTATAAACCACGCTTTTTTTATCTTACAAAAATGTCTAAGGAATGGAAATGTGTGGAACGAACACAAAAATTGGGAAAATATGTTCCTGGTTTGCCGAGAACATCCAGCCTTGTGGCACCCAGGAATCCTTTGTGCCTTACCCTGCGTTAACACAGCGAGCAACTGGGTCGATGGGTTGCTCAAGTTTACTAGGCtgagggggggtgcaggagcTTCCCTATGTATCATCTTGGTGGTCTCGTGCAGCAGCATATTATTGAAAAGAAATAATGGCATCATTAAAAAGACATATTTGCCATATAGCCACATATcatctccttttgtttttatagttATGTCTGGACACTGACAAATATTTGTTACTGCGATCTCCTtgtccatatctctctctctctctctctctctctcattagaTAGCCACCTAGTTAGACCTCTTTATTCCCTTCACTagactagctggctagctatctCTCCATATCGCTCTCTCACTAGATAGCTAGCAAGGTGAATCTGCCGTCCAAGcgtcattttttttaacgttgTATAACACTGGGTGTAATTGTACTATAATGACAAGTTGTTTGTCCATTTTTCCTTACTGAGCAGAATaataattcacaaaatgttGTCATATCGGTTGGAGAAATCAGAAGCCCAAAACTCTTAACTGGCTGTTGATGTGCAATCCCCCCAAGAGTATAGGCAACATTTTTCAGGCAACTGGCTGCTCAGTTGGCCAGTTGCTCGGGTTGCTGGACGTTGCTTAGCtgcatagagaatgaatggacttccGGCAACTGGTCAACAGAGTTAACGCGGGGTTATGGTGGAAACCTCTGTAGAAAGATGTTAAGCTCAGAAGGAAGGCTTTGCCCTGCGCACACACAGCGGCTAATGGGAGGGTCCTGCTGTCATTTGGCAGGTACGCCACAGGGCGGACGACAGGTGTGGTGCTGGATGCGGGTGACGGGGTGACCCACGCCGTGCCCATCTATGAAGGCTTTGCCATCCCCCACTCCATCATGCGTGTGGACATCGCTGGTCGTGACATCTCCCGATTCCTGCGTCTGCTCCTGCGCAAGGAGGGCTATGACTTCCACACCTCTGCCGAGTTTGAGGTGGTCCGCACCATCAAAGAGGTATACCTATGAACATCTTTGTAGTAGGTTAGTGTGCTTTTGGAAGCTGTTAATCCTCAAAGAGAAATTAGTTTAGCATGAGAAATTAGTTTATTAATTAGCATGATGTGATAAAGTAAAACTCGCCGTTCAATTTGTATAGCAGACCAATTTAAAGGGATAGTACACATTTTTAGACCCAGATCTAAGAGTAACTGGTGGTTGGCAAAACCAGTGGAATTATTTTGAGTACAACGCACAACACATAGAGAAGACTTGGTCTTCACCAGTCATTAATTTATCCATAGATCTACTTAATGTATGTGTTCGAAGCTATGCACGATTCATGTCCCAGCTGTGTTAATATGTAGTCTGCTGCCATGGTTTCATGTACCGATAATGGGTGGAACTGCCATAGGCTGTTAGTCACACAACCTTGTAAAAACATGTTATTTCATAATGCCGTAAAGTCCTTAAAAAACCAAATGATAATTGTGAAAGTTGGTGCTCCTGCCCTGGGAACAGGGAGTCTCCTCCTGCCTGAGGTGTGAGAAtgatctctgtgtttctcaTCCCTTTCTGTAGAGAGCGTGCTACCTGTCCCTGAACCCTCAGAAGGACGAGACCCTGGAGACAGAGAAGGCACAGTACACCCTACCCGATGGAAGCACGCTGGATGTCAGTGCACGAAACCCGACTCCTCCcgacaaatcaaatcaaattaaatctattttatttctacagcactttttatagaAAACTGTCAAAAAGATGCTTTACGGAGTGgctgaaaacagcaaaaaccaggcctgagcccccaaatagcaagcacatcAGGTAAAAAAACTGGTCGGGAGAAAACCCAGAAAAAACTACCTAATGGGTAGAAATCTCGGGAGGAACTTAGCTGTAGAGGAGGAGCCCATCCTCTGCTGGCCGGCCAGGTGTAAAGTAGTAATAGAATGGATATAACAGATATGTAATAATCTATCACAGCACATAGAATGGGTTGGGCTGGTTACAATTCAGGTAATAAACCAACTGGAGTGGTAAAGTCCAAATTGTACAGTTCAGTATAGTGTAGTTTAGAGGGTGATGCAGGGTGATGCaactggagctccaggctgagTCAcagcatgggcaggggaggaacagggcttcAGCGGTCCGCAACCAGtgtgagggacagggctggagtgaTCCCATGAACACAGTGCAAGGTTGGGGCAGGAGCCCCAGGGAAAATGAAGTTGAGAAGATGAAGTTATGCAATCCAAAGATTGCCAACACACTGAGTAAATGTAGTCTCTGCGGCCAAAAACCCAGAAGAAACAATTGGATAGAAGCTCCATCCAGCTACTGTACAATCCATGGCCGCCACTGAACAATTTATGATGGCTAAGTCAGCCACTACCCAATTTCAATTTTATGCTCTAACCCTGCTGAGCTAAACTGAACCATGCATTCATGGACTCGGCTAAACTATTTTCCTCCTCTGCACACTTTTACCCAGCTACGGCTCATGAGTAGCACCTTACCTTATGGCCTTTCCTTTGCAGATATGCACCCTGCATatggtgtgtgagggtgggatTAAGAGAAGATTCAGTGGCATAAAGCAGTCATTCACCCTAGTTGTTGGTTTGCGATATGGGgttcaaaaaatgtttgagCTTCAGAGTGTCTAAGAAAACCATTAGTGCGCattacccttcagcaaggtacttaagcatcagtaaatgtccagctgCATTAATGGGCTGTTTGTAAAAAGAATGTATGCTGATTAAGATGCTGTGGATAGGGAGAATCTGCTAAATACTTAAAATGTAAACTTAGCTGATGTGTTTTTATGCaggaaattcatttaaaaatcctgTGGTGATCATGTGATGTTCTGCTTCAGGGTTTCTCACATGATGCAGGCACTGTAGATTGCTGATGTCCAAGAGTTTCCAGCTGTCGCTGTCTGAGATGTATGAGTCCCACAGTAGGCAAGATGGCGGTGCTGGCAGTTTCGTCCATCTTTCCTTGCTGCCTGCCGTTCCCCATCACTTGGCCCCACCTATTATCTGAGCCGCTACCTCAGGATTGTCACTTAGCTGCCTCTAATTTGATGAACGtgaacattgactgactgaccgtgTTCGCTCGACACAAAGaaacaccctgagccgaccagaggaggatgggttccccccttgTGCCTGGTTTCtttcaaggtttcttcccatctgccacagggagtttttccttgcctcTGTTGCTTTAGGTTTGCTCCTGTGGGGTTTAGGCCacggttgtctgtgaagcgtatttgtgacaattgtttgtgaaatgcgctatataaataaatttagatTTTGGTGGTTCTGACGCATGTGCGGTTCCTCTGCAGATTGGCCCGGCGCGTTTCCGGGCCCCAGAGCTGCTGTTCCGGCCAGACCTGATCGGGGATGAGAGCGAGGGCAT is a window from the Anguilla rostrata isolate EN2019 chromosome 14, ASM1855537v3, whole genome shotgun sequence genome containing:
- the actr1b gene encoding actin related protein 1B isoform X1, whose product is MESYDIIANQPVVIDNGSGVIKAGFAGDQIPKYCFPNSVGRPKHVRVMAGALEGDLFIGPKAEEHRGLLSVRYPMEHGIVKDWNDMERIWQYVYSKEQLQTFSEEHPVLLTEAPLNPSKNRERAAEVFFETFNVPALFISMQAVLSLYATGRTTGVVLDAGDGVTHAVPIYEGFAIPHSIMRVDIAGRDISRFLRLLLRKEGYDFHTSAEFEVVRTIKERACYLSLNPQKDETLETEKAQYTLPDGSTLDIGPARFRAPELLFRPDLIGDESEGIHEVLAFAIQKSDMDLRRTLFSNIVLSGGSTLLKGFGDRLLSEVKKLAPKDVKIKISAPQERLYSTWIGGSILASLDTFKRMWVSKKEYEEDRARAIHRKTF
- the actr1b gene encoding actin related protein 1B isoform X2, with the translated sequence MAGALEGDLFIGPKAEEHRGLLSVRYPMEHGIVKDWNDMERIWQYVYSKEQLQTFSEEHPVLLTEAPLNPSKNRERAAEVFFETFNVPALFISMQAVLSLYATGRTTGVVLDAGDGVTHAVPIYEGFAIPHSIMRVDIAGRDISRFLRLLLRKEGYDFHTSAEFEVVRTIKERACYLSLNPQKDETLETEKAQYTLPDGSTLDIGPARFRAPELLFRPDLIGDESEGIHEVLAFAIQKSDMDLRRTLFSNIVLSGGSTLLKGFGDRLLSEVKKLAPKDVKIKISAPQERLYSTWIGGSILASLDTFKRMWVSKKEYEEDRARAIHRKTF